The sequence AGCATCTTCAAAAATACCTCGATGAATTCTGCTACCGATTCAACCGCCGTTTCTGGCCTGGGCAGGGCTTCGACCGCCTCTTGAGGGCCTGCTCCAGTGCCACCCCTGTCACCTATGCGGAGTTAAGGGGATAGCCACGAAGAATTATCGGAATACAAACAAAGACAAACACAATTTGCACATAAAATAGCACATGGAATTCGGTCACATGTTCGGGTTGGAGCAATGCCCGGATATTAAGGAGCACGTGTGCGGCCAGGAGATGCCATTCCCCGCTGAGCGCCCGCGAGTAGAGCTGCGCCCCAAAGAGACTGCCAGGAAAGGGCTCGTACGGATAAGGGGCAGCAAACACCACATACAGCATGGCGGCTGCAGCGGCCGACACAAAGGCCTTCGCCACGCTCGCTCCGCACTGCTTCACTGTTCCGGGGCTATCGACAAAGAGAAAATAGGGCAGGAACAATACGCCCCAACTGTAACGCATGAGCGCGCTCACAAAAATGGAGAGAAACAACAGACTGGAAAGTCCGCCGTAACGCCTAACGGGCATCCCACTTAGGACTCGATAAAACAACCCCGCCATGAAGAACGCCATCGCGTAGTGAAACGCTTCCTGCATCATCATCCCGGAATAGAGATAGAGATACGGAAAGGCGGCGAGAAACGAACCGGCTTTAAGATAATACCGCCAATCGGCGCGCATGAGCCAAACCATCAGCAGCAAACCCAGGGTCATGAACCCCATATTGAAGCATATCCCCGAATAGCTGTGCCACCCAAATACCTTTCCAAGGCTACCGTACAACATGGTGAACCACATGCTATGACTCCCAAAGGTACCAATCCCCAGGGAGGCGGCTTTTGCAGTCAGCTCTTCAAAGCCATAATACCCGCCGTGCAGGCCTGCCATCACGAATGTAGCAATTTCATGCCAGTAGGTGGCCGCGTCGCCGCCAACGGCCACATAGTCTGTCACTTTTCCATGCGTTACGCACGACACCAGAAAAACCGTCGCCGCGGCAGGGATCATGCACAACACCATGGCGCACATGAAATCGACAATGCGTCGAGGGCGGCTAAAACAGCATTTTTCCATTTTTATGCCAAACCTGCGTCCAGCGCCCTTTCAACTCGATGAGGATATACGCGGAAAATTCTTCCTTGACATAACCATGCTCGACACAACGGAGATCCAGAGCATATTGGGCGCTTATGGGGGACCATTTTTCCCCGCCCTGCATGGTAAGCAACTTACTTCTTCCAGGATCATTTATAGAAAAAACAGTGATGCGAGAATCCGACCCAGACAAACGGGGATAAAAAAACATCGTATCCCTATCCTTGCGAACAGCAACCACCAACATCCCAGGCAATTCCGGATCCAAAGGCGAAATGATTTCCCAGCCTTCGACTTCAGCAGGTTCACTTTTCACATTTCGAGAACGATCATACAAAATGGTTTGATCCACGTTGCTGCAAGAAAGGAACTTTTGCCGCAATTCCTTATCTTGCTGAAATGGTTTGATGCAATTGCAATGAACGCTGTTGAAGACATCCGGATACACGCTCAGCCCAGCACTGACGGATACGGCTATAGATAAGACAAGAATACCGTTTGCCAGCTTTCTGTTCATGGTCAGCTCTGCCGCACCCAATCAAGGCAGGCTTCGATGACGCGATCCTGCGCCTGACGCCCAAGCCCGGGATAACACGGCAGGCTGGTCACTTGGCTGGTGGCGGCTTCAGCATTGGGGCACGGCCGGGTCAAGGATCGTGCGGCCAAGTAACTGTGACGATGCAGCGCGAGAGGATAATGCACGCCGGTGTCGATCCCGGCGGCAGCCATGTGACTGCGGAACCGCTCGCGATCCGCCACCCGGACAACGTAGAGATGAGGTGCCCGCCCCGGCAGCGTGGGCACGGGCTGTAAAGCGCCCAATGCTTCGTCGTACCTGCGGGCGATTTCCTTACGTTGCTGGTTCTGCCCAACCAGTATCTTGAGCTTTTCCGACAGCAGCGCTGCTTGCATTTCATCGAGGCGCGAGTTGATGCCCAGATCCACGCATTCGCCGAAGTCATCCTGCCCATAAAAGCGCATGCGCCTGATCCGTCGGGCCACATCCTCGTCTGCCGTGGCCACAACCCCACCATCACCAAACCCCCCAAGGTTCTTGGTCGGATAAAAGCTGAACGCCGAGAAGTGTCCCAGACTCCCGCAGGGTTTGCCTTCAAAGAAGCTCCCTGAAGACTGGGCGCAGTCTTCGATAACCATCAGCCCCATCTCCCGCGAGAGTGCCAGGATGAACTTCATGTCGCAGGGATTGCCGTACAGGTGCACGGGGATGACCGCCTTAAGTCCGGGAGGCGCAGCTTGTTTCAACCCTTGCGGATCAAGGGTCAGAGTGTCCGGATTCACATCCAGGAACCAGGGGCGGCAGCCCGCGCGCAGAACGGCGACTGCCGTGGCTGGCGCACTGATGGCTGGCACGGCCACCACGTCACCATCGCCCAGCCCAGCAGCCCAGAGCGCCAGGGTCAGTGCGTCGGTGCCGTTGGCCACTCCCACCGCATGCGTCAGGCCAAGCTGGGCGGCGAAGACGGTTTCGAATCTCTCCACCTCCGGCCCTAGAATGAGCGCATTGGAATCCAAGACGCGCCCGGCGCTTTCGGCCAGCGAGCCGCGCACAGGGGCGGAGATGGCCACGGAATCGAACAGCGCCACCCGGCCTGTATCGAAGGTTTGAGGAGCATGCCCTCCCAGTCGCTTGTCCACGATGAACAGCGGTCTTTTGCGCACCTGCTCCAACGTGTTCCAAAGATAGGCGCCGATGACTCCTAACCCGCCCATGGAAGTGGACAGCATTACGAGCTGGACGCACATGAGCGACGTCCAGCCCTGCTGCTCCACCCCCCCGAAGGCCCATGCGCACAAAACGACCAGGATGTATGCTAGGCTCGCAGCCATAAGCGCCGCGCCCGTCACAAGCAGCCCCTTGAGCGGCAGCGCCGAGAAACTGACGATGGAGTTCACCGCATAATCGAGCTTACGGGTGAAGGTCCACATACTGCGCCCCACTGGTCGTTTGGCCCGGTCGAAGGACACCACGGCCCGCTCGAAGCCGCTCCAGAGGATCAGTCCCACTAGGCTCGACTGTTTCTCCGAACTTTGGAGAAGCACCTCCACCACCTGTCTGTCGATCAGGCACAGGTCGAAGCCACCCACGGGCATCTGGGACATCACGGCCTTGCGAAACAACCAGTTGAACGCCCTGGAAAAAAGCTGGCTCAGAAAGGGATCGTCCCGAGTGCGCCGCACGCCAAGTACCACCTTGGCACCCTCGCGCCATTTGCTGATAAGTTCGGGAATTATCTCCGGCGGGTCCTGCAGGTCGGCGGCGATAATACACGTGGCGTCGTGGTCCCGGACTTCATTGATCCCGGCGGTGATGGCCACGAAGGAACCATGGTTACGCGAGAGCAGGAGCACCCGAACCCTGGAGTCGCCGGCAGCGAGTTCCTCCAGGACGGCTTGGCTGTTGTCCGGAGAACGGTCGTTGACATACTGGATGGTCAGTTCCGCCGGGAAGTCTCTGGTCGCGTCGAGAATGCGCTGGTGGAGCGTGCGCAGGGTGGGTTCATTGCCGTAAACCGGCACCACCACGGCAAGACGGCAAGGATTTAAACCGTGGGACATTGCATTCCTTCCGATGGCTGACTGCCTTGCCAGCCGCCCTGAGGACAGCGCCATGCGCCAGGGGCGCCTTCCAGAACCGCCCCGCAGACGCAGACCAGCCCTTTGGGCACGGCTGGGTTTCCCAGCACAAGGGTGAAGGGAGGAACATCCTTGGTTACCACCGCGCCCGCGCCCACCATGGCATGGTGGCCGATCACGATCCCGGGCAGAATCACCGCGCCCGCACCAATGCTACACCCTCGGCGCAGCACGGTCCGAAGGGAGGGTTTATATCGTTTTGAACGAGGGTGTTTGTCGTTGGCGAACACGGCGGAGGGGCCTATGAACACGTGATCTTCCACGCGCAGGCCGTCCCAGAGGGATACGTGGGTCTTCACAGTGACTCCATCACCCAGAACCACGTCGTTCTCCACGAAGCAGTGGTCGCAGATGTTGGCCTGACGGCCGATCACCGCACCGGGCAGCACATGGGCGAAAGCCCATATCCGCGAACCTTCCCCGACCTTAAGGCTTTCACACACCCCGAGCGGATGCACATAAACGTCTTGGTTCACCAGTAGTGCTCCCTGTGCATCCGGTAGTAATCCAATGTCCGGGCCACGCCCTGCTCCAAGGAGATCCGGGGCCGCCAGCCGGTCATTTTGTTAATCTTCGTGATGTCTGAAAAGAAATCCCCGGGCTCCTGCGCCTTGCGTTCAGCGCTGAATGGGGTGAGCTGCCACCGTGTCTTGGTGTTTCCGGTAATCATCTGGGCAAGCTCAAGAAACGAAGAGGGCTGGTCATGGCCTACATTGAATGTCTCGCCCACCACTTCAGGCGTAACCGCCAGGGAGAGCAGTGCGTCCACGCAGTCGTCAACGTACAGGAAGTCGCGTTTAATGAGGCCATCGCCAAAGACGGGAATGGTTTTGCCTTCAAGAGCCAAGCGCATGAACCAGTTGGCCACTCCAAACTGGTTGTTACGCATCTGTGCCCTGGGTCCGTAAATGTTGGTGAGACGGGCCAGGACGCAGGCGATCCCGTGGTTGCGATGGTAGGAAGCCATGATGTGCTCGGCCGCCAGCAGAGATATTTCGTAGATCCCTTTAGGCTGACAAGGACTATCCTCGGTAGCGGGAAGTTTCAGCACCGGGCCGTACTGTCCCCGCGAGCCGAGTTTCACTACCTTGGCTTTGGGATTGTGCTTGCGCAACGCCTCCATAAGAACGGCCGTACCGGTGATATTTATGTCGATATCCGGGAAGGGATCGGTCAGGCTCTTCAAATGGCAGACCTGGGCTGCCGAGTGAAAGACATAGTCCTGGTCTTTGACAAGGCAGGATATGGCCGCACGGTCGCGGATATCGCAATAATTGATGCGGATTTTGTCCAGTATGGAGCTGACATTGAACGGATTGCCTCCGTACTCTTCTATCATGGCATCCACCAGGGTGATTTGGGCGCCAAACTGTGCGAGTCGTAATGCAAGACTCGACCCAAGAAAACCCAATCCACCCAGGATGAGAACGTGCTTCCCCGAAAACACATCAGAAAAAACAAGAGAAGGAGGCGACTTAGGGAGAATTTGCTTCATAGATGCGTTGAACACGATTTTATGTGAACTCTAAACAGGCTGGACTGTCGGTTCTTATTTGAACGGTTACTTCCCCTCGTTCGGAGTGACAGCGGAACCCAAGAGAAGTGGAATCGCCCCAAATCTAAGTTAACGAATCGCATCAAAAAAGTCCAGGAAAGACGGCGCCGGACGCGAGGGTCCTCCCGACAGAAAAAGACCCGGGCCGGAAACGAACCCCAGAGACCCAGCCTGGAAATATCCGGACTAAACGCGTAGCAAAGCAGAGAACAGTGACTTCCATGGCCGGGCTGCATGACCCGCTTAGGCAGAGGAGGCCATATTTACCGACCATGAATGGACTGCCTATTCCTCAGTCTCTCGATGGTCCGCACGCAGGTCAGCTTTTCCCAGCCATAGTAGGTGTTGATGGATTCCTTGCCTGACTTCTCAGTAACACGCAGGAATTCCTCACCCAGAAACAAAGTGGCCTGTTCGTAGACCTTGCCCTCGTTGATTTGTATCTTGAGGCCCTTGCGCAGTTTACGCGAAAGCGTGCCGTGAACCGGCATGGACGCGTACTCGAACACTTATTCCCATGTAGCCTTGGTCATTATTCTCTCCTTATTAAGAACTATTCGTTAACCACACCCTAGCGAGGCCTGTCCGCAAAATTCATCGTTTTTTACAATTTTAGTAATCTTCGTCCCTCTCATCCCAGGGATGGACTCATTGCTTGATGTGGGATATTCGGCGCGGACAAAGAAATCCCCCGCAAGGAGCGCACGCATATGGTTCTGATGGAAACCTCCATGGGCCTTATCACCATTGAGCTTTATCCCGACAAAGCCCCGGCCACTGTGGCCAACTTCCTGAAATACGTAGATGACGGTTTCTACGAGGGCACCATTTTCCACAGGGTCATCGAGAATTTCATGATCCAGGGCGGCGGCATGAACGCCACCATGAAAGAAAAGCCCACCAACGCCCCGGTCATCAACGAAGCGGACAATGGCCTGCAAAACCTCACCGGCACTATTGCCATGGCCCGCACCATGGACCCCCACAGCGCCACCGCCCAGTTTTTCATTAACGTGACCGACAACGCCTTCCTGGACCACAAGTCCAAGACACCCGACGGTTGGGGATACTGCGTGTTCGGTAAGGTGGTGGACGGCATGGACGTGGTGAACAAGATCCGCAAGGTCCGCACCCGCCGCGCCGGCTTCCATGACGACGTGCCCGTGGACCCGGTGACCATCAACAGCTGCCTGCGCGAGGAATAATCGCGCGTGGACGGTGATCGCATCGAAAAGGGCCGGGACATCCTGGCCCGGCTCGATACCGGCAACGAAGAGCGTCTGCGTGCCATGTTCGAGGATGTGGCCCCGGGCATGACGGACATCATCCTGGGCTTTTTCGGCGACGTCTACGCAAGACCAGGGTTGTCCATTCGCGACAGAATGCTGGTGACCCTATCGGCCATAGCCGCTCTTGGGCATGCCCAGCCACAACTGGCCGCCCATGTGCGCAACGCCCTGAACATCGGCCTTACTCCTGAGGAGATCGCGGAAATCTTCATGCAGATCGCCGGGTACGCCGGATTCCCGGCTTCGCTCAACGCCCTGGCCACTGCCAAAGCAGTGTTCGAGCAGGACAAACGCTAACCGCTTCAAGGCTTACACATATGCCCAACGTCTACCTCATCGGCGCGGGACCCGGCGACCCGGGACTTATCACTTTAAAAGCCAAGCACGTGTTGGAGACCGCCGATGTGCTGGTCTACGACTATCTTGCCAACAAGGCCTTTCTGGACTTTAGGCGCCCCGACGCCGAGGTCATCTACGTGGGCAAGAAGGGCGGAGACCACACCCTGGCCCAGGGCGACATCAACAAGCTCCTGGTGGCCAAGGCCAAAGAAGGCAAGGTGGTGGCCCGCCTCAAGGGTGGAGATCCCTATGTGTTCGGCCGCGGTGCGGAAGAAGCCGAGGAATTGTTGGAAGAAGGGCTCACCTTCGAAGTAATCCCTGGCGTGACCAGCGCCGTGGCTGCCCCGGCCTATGCCGGCATACCCATCACCCACCGTAAGTTCGCCTCCTCCGTAAGCTTCATCACCGGCCACGAAGACCCCACCAAGGACGAATCCGCCCACAACTGGCCAGCCCTGGCCCAGGCTGCGTCCACTTTGATTTTCTTCATGGGGGTTAAGAACCTGCCCGACATTTCCCGACGTCTCATCGAAGGCGGACGCGACCCCAAGACCCCGGCAGCCTTGGTGCGCTGGGGCACCACGTGCCACCATCGGTCCATGGTCTCCACCCTGGCGGATATTCCCCGGGATGCCAAGGAGCAAGGATTCAAGTCTCCTTCGTTGCTGGTGGTTGGAGACGTTGTGCAACTGCACGACAAGCTCAACTGGTTCGAAAAGCGCCCCTTGCTGGGCAAAGGTGTGGTGGTCACCCGTTCACGCGAACAGGCCAGCGATCTGGTACGGACCCTCGCGGACATGGGCGCCTGCACCTGGGAGTATCCCACCATTGACGTTGTTCCCCTGGTGGATACCACGCCCGTGCGTGAAGCGGCAGGCAGGCTCGCCTGCTTCGACTGGATCGTCTTCACGTCGGTCAATGGGGTCAAATACTTCTGGCACGAGCTTTCTGCCATGGGCTTGGACGCGCGGGCCTTCGGCAGCCTCAAGGTGGCGGCCATCGGACCGGCCACCGCCCAAGCCCTTGCCGAACGTGGCATCAGGGCCGACTTTGTCCCCGAGAAGTACATCGCCGAGTCCGTGGTGGAAGGTCTTCTGGCCCTGCAGATAGGCGGCAAGAAGGTGCTCATACCCCGCGCCGCGCAGGCCAGGGAAGTGTTGCCCGAGGAGCTGTCCCGGGCCGGTGCCCAGGTGGAGGTGCTGCCGGTCTATGAGACCAAGCTGGCCGAGCAGGATCCTGACGAGGTTATCGCGGCCATAGAGGAAGGCGAGATCCACTATCTCACCTTCACCAGCTCCTCCACAGTAGACAATTTTTTCCAAATGATCCCAGCCACACGTCTGGCCCCGCTACGCACCAAAGTGAAGATCGCCTGTATCGGGCCCATCACATCGGCCACGCTTAAGAAGCACGGTTTCGAGCCCGACATCCAGCCCGAGGCCTATACCATCCCGGCCCTGGCTGCGGCCTTGGCCCGAACAGCGTCAGAGGTCTGATCGTGGGGCTTCCCATCGCCGTTCTGGTGTCCGGCTCAGGATCGAACCTGCAGGCCATAATCGACCATATCGAGGCCGGCGTTCTGGAGGCGAAGATCGTCCTGGTGCTTTCCAACAAGCCTGACGCCTACAGCCTGGAGCGGGCCAAGAACCACAATCTCCCGCACATCTGCATACCACACGCGGAGTATCCTGACCGCCTGGAGTTCGACCGGGCCATGATTCGGGCCATCACGGAAGCTGGAGCCCAGGCCGTGGTGCTGGCGGGGTTCATGCGCATGCTCTCCGGCGAATTCCTGAGCGCTTTCCACGGGCGAGTGATAAACGTTCATCCCGCCCTGCTGCCAAGCTTTGCCGGCGTGCACGGACAACGTGACGCCGCGGAGTATGGCGTAACCGTCTCTGGATGCACCGTTCACTTCGTGGACGAGCTCATGGACCATGGCCCGGTGATCGTCCAAGCGGTTGTCCCGGCCTACCCAGATGACGACGAACACTCCCTGGGCAACCGCATCCTCAAATTCGAACACCGCGTTCTGCCCCAGGCCCTCCAGTGGCTGGCCACCGACCGCATTCGACTCGAAGGCCGCAAGGTGCGCATCCTGCCCGCAAAAGTCCCCCTGGCAGGGGCTCTTGACTGCGCCCTCGTCAATCCTCCCCTGGAACAGGGGTTTTAACTCTTTTCGCATCCACCCTTCTCTTACGTCCTTTGGAATGATCCCGCCTTCCGGCAACCACTTTCACCAAAGGACCTCTCCCGCTTTTCCTTCTGAATTCATTAGCCTTCGTAACTTTCTCCTCTCGCATTTCCACAAGGAAGTGTATTTTCCACTTTACACCCATTAGAAGCCTAATTATTAGGCGGCTAACCAATGCGGAGGAACGCATGATCATCAAAGAACTTCCCAGCTACCAAACCCTTCTTGAGAAGGCCGCCCGCTACCCAACCATGAACATCCTCGTGACCGAGGCTTATTTGCACGTCCTGCGCACTGGAACCATTCTCCACCACTGCGCGGAGCGCAAACTGGCAAAGCTCGGATTGTCATACGGCCGATTCATGATTCTTGGTCTTTTAAGCCGAGTGGATGGGCCTGTCCCGGTCTGCAAACTTGCCGAAATGGCTGGAGTCACCACTCCCACCGTGTCGGCAGTGCTCTCGGGCATGGTCCGGGATGGCCTTGTCGAGCGCATGGAGGATTCGGCTGACCGGCGCATCGTGCGCATCGGATTGTGCGAGGAAGGCCAGAAAATTCTGGACGAGGTGCTCCCTGGCCTGTTCAAGCAACATGCCGAGGTAATGAATGGCCTTTCGGAAGATGAGCTCAACACCCTTATTGCCCTCCTTTCCAAGGTGCGCCTCGACTCCGGGATGTGTGCGGAGGACGCTGCCAAGTGATGAAAGACACGTCTAGCTCCCCCGTGAGCGCTGCTTCCAATGGGAGCGTCGCTAAACCCAGGAAGGCCACGGCGCTGATTCTCATCCTGCTGGGGGCGGCCTCAATGGCCGGTGCTGGAGTCTGGTGGTGGCAGGCCCGGGCATACGAGACCACCGACGACGCCTTCATCACCGGGCGCGTTACCTCTGTCTCCTCCCAGGTGGCAGGCCGGGTTCTTGAAGTACGTGTTGCGGACAACCAAAAGGTCGCTGCCGGCGATCTTCTCGTCCGGCTTGATCCCGCCACTTTCCTGGTAAAGCGAGACCAGGCCCTGGCCAACCTGAACGAGTCTGAACAAAAGCTCAAGGAATCCAGATCCCAGCATCTTGCGGCTGTGGCGGCTGTTGAACAGGCCAAGGCGGACGCTGCGTCTGCCCAGGCCCAGGCGGCCAACGCCTCCACGGATCTGACCCGCTACAATAAGCTCGTGGTAAGCGGAGCCGTTTCCCAGCAGGCCAAGGACAATGCGGACACTCTTTCGCGCACAACGTCTTCCGCGCTCCAGGCAGCCCACAAACGCATCGCTGCGGCCGAAGCGCAGGCGGCCCTGGCAGCAACCCAGATCCAAACCGCGCAGGCTGTAGTGGAAAAGAATCAGGCCGCGCTGGAACAGGCCAAACTCGATCTGGCCTACTCGGAGATCAAAGCGCTGGTAAGCGGGCGGGTGACCAAAAAGTCCGTGGAGCCGGGCGACTACGTGCAGGTGGGACAGGCCATCATGAGCCTGGTCCAGGACGAGATATGGGTTGTGGCAAACTTCAAGGAGACGCAGCTTAAGGGCATGCGCCCGGGCCAGAGGGTGGACTTGTCCGTGGACGCGTATCCGGACCACCATTTCACGGGCCATGTGGACAGCCTCCAGGCCGGCACAGGTGCGGCATTCAGCCTTCTTCCGGCGCAAAATGCCACCGGCAACTACGTGAAAGTGGTGCAGCGAGTTCCTGTTAAAATCGTGTTCGACCTGCTTCCTGCCGAGTCCGGCATGCACCTGGCACCGGGCATGTCTGTGGTCCCAAAGGTTCGGGTCCGTTAGGCAATGTCCCAGGTGAATCCCCCCTGGCGTCCCTCTGTCAACCTCTGGGTCATTGCCATGTCGGTCATGCTGCCCACCATCATGGAGGTGCTGGACACCACCATGGCCAACGTTGCCCTGCCCCACATGGCCGGCAACCTCTCCGCCAGCGAGGACGAGGCCACCTGGGTGCTCACCAGCTATCT is a genomic window of Desulfovibrio sp. containing:
- a CDS encoding peptidyl-prolyl cis-trans isomerase → MVLMETSMGLITIELYPDKAPATVANFLKYVDDGFYEGTIFHRVIENFMIQGGGMNATMKEKPTNAPVINEADNGLQNLTGTIAMARTMDPHSATAQFFINVTDNAFLDHKSKTPDGWGYCVFGKVVDGMDVVNKIRKVRTRRAGFHDDVPVDPVTINSCLREE
- a CDS encoding HlyD family secretion protein, translated to MKDTSSSPVSAASNGSVAKPRKATALILILLGAASMAGAGVWWWQARAYETTDDAFITGRVTSVSSQVAGRVLEVRVADNQKVAAGDLLVRLDPATFLVKRDQALANLNESEQKLKESRSQHLAAVAAVEQAKADAASAQAQAANASTDLTRYNKLVVSGAVSQQAKDNADTLSRTTSSALQAAHKRIAAAEAQAALAATQIQTAQAVVEKNQAALEQAKLDLAYSEIKALVSGRVTKKSVEPGDYVQVGQAIMSLVQDEIWVVANFKETQLKGMRPGQRVDLSVDAYPDHHFTGHVDSLQAGTGAAFSLLPAQNATGNYVKVVQRVPVKIVFDLLPAESGMHLAPGMSVVPKVRVR
- a CDS encoding NAD-dependent epimerase/dehydratase family protein encodes the protein MKQILPKSPPSLVFSDVFSGKHVLILGGLGFLGSSLALRLAQFGAQITLVDAMIEEYGGNPFNVSSILDKIRINYCDIRDRAAISCLVKDQDYVFHSAAQVCHLKSLTDPFPDIDINITGTAVLMEALRKHNPKAKVVKLGSRGQYGPVLKLPATEDSPCQPKGIYEISLLAAEHIMASYHRNHGIACVLARLTNIYGPRAQMRNNQFGVANWFMRLALEGKTIPVFGDGLIKRDFLYVDDCVDALLSLAVTPEVVGETFNVGHDQPSSFLELAQMITGNTKTRWQLTPFSAERKAQEPGDFFSDITKINKMTGWRPRISLEQGVARTLDYYRMHREHYW
- a CDS encoding DegT/DnrJ/EryC1/StrS family aminotransferase; translated protein: MSHGLNPCRLAVVVPVYGNEPTLRTLHQRILDATRDFPAELTIQYVNDRSPDNSQAVLEELAAGDSRVRVLLLSRNHGSFVAITAGINEVRDHDATCIIAADLQDPPEIIPELISKWREGAKVVLGVRRTRDDPFLSQLFSRAFNWLFRKAVMSQMPVGGFDLCLIDRQVVEVLLQSSEKQSSLVGLILWSGFERAVVSFDRAKRPVGRSMWTFTRKLDYAVNSIVSFSALPLKGLLVTGAALMAASLAYILVVLCAWAFGGVEQQGWTSLMCVQLVMLSTSMGGLGVIGAYLWNTLEQVRKRPLFIVDKRLGGHAPQTFDTGRVALFDSVAISAPVRGSLAESAGRVLDSNALILGPEVERFETVFAAQLGLTHAVGVANGTDALTLALWAAGLGDGDVVAVPAISAPATAVAVLRAGCRPWFLDVNPDTLTLDPQGLKQAAPPGLKAVIPVHLYGNPCDMKFILALSREMGLMVIEDCAQSSGSFFEGKPCGSLGHFSAFSFYPTKNLGGFGDGGVVATADEDVARRIRRMRFYGQDDFGECVDLGINSRLDEMQAALLSEKLKILVGQNQQRKEIARRYDEALGALQPVPTLPGRAPHLYVVRVADRERFRSHMAAAGIDTGVHYPLALHRHSYLAARSLTRPCPNAEAATSQVTSLPCYPGLGRQAQDRVIEACLDWVRQS
- a CDS encoding carboxymuconolactone decarboxylase family protein; protein product: MFEDVAPGMTDIILGFFGDVYARPGLSIRDRMLVTLSAIAALGHAQPQLAAHVRNALNIGLTPEEIAEIFMQIAGYAGFPASLNALATAKAVFEQDKR
- a CDS encoding N-acetyltransferase, which gives rise to MAAPDLLGAGRGPDIGLLPDAQGALLVNQDVYVHPLGVCESLKVGEGSRIWAFAHVLPGAVIGRQANICDHCFVENDVVLGDGVTVKTHVSLWDGLRVEDHVFIGPSAVFANDKHPRSKRYKPSLRTVLRRGCSIGAGAVILPGIVIGHHAMVGAGAVVTKDVPPFTLVLGNPAVPKGLVCVCGAVLEGAPGAWRCPQGGWQGSQPSEGMQCPTV
- a CDS encoding phosphoribosylglycinamide formyltransferase yields the protein MGLPIAVLVSGSGSNLQAIIDHIEAGVLEAKIVLVLSNKPDAYSLERAKNHNLPHICIPHAEYPDRLEFDRAMIRAITEAGAQAVVLAGFMRMLSGEFLSAFHGRVINVHPALLPSFAGVHGQRDAAEYGVTVSGCTVHFVDELMDHGPVIVQAVVPAYPDDDEHSLGNRILKFEHRVLPQALQWLATDRIRLEGRKVRILPAKVPLAGALDCALVNPPLEQGF
- a CDS encoding MarR family transcriptional regulator, translating into MIIKELPSYQTLLEKAARYPTMNILVTEAYLHVLRTGTILHHCAERKLAKLGLSYGRFMILGLLSRVDGPVPVCKLAEMAGVTTPTVSAVLSGMVRDGLVERMEDSADRRIVRIGLCEEGQKILDEVLPGLFKQHAEVMNGLSEDELNTLIALLSKVRLDSGMCAEDAAK
- the cobA gene encoding uroporphyrinogen-III C-methyltransferase; amino-acid sequence: MPNVYLIGAGPGDPGLITLKAKHVLETADVLVYDYLANKAFLDFRRPDAEVIYVGKKGGDHTLAQGDINKLLVAKAKEGKVVARLKGGDPYVFGRGAEEAEELLEEGLTFEVIPGVTSAVAAPAYAGIPITHRKFASSVSFITGHEDPTKDESAHNWPALAQAASTLIFFMGVKNLPDISRRLIEGGRDPKTPAALVRWGTTCHHRSMVSTLADIPRDAKEQGFKSPSLLVVGDVVQLHDKLNWFEKRPLLGKGVVVTRSREQASDLVRTLADMGACTWEYPTIDVVPLVDTTPVREAAGRLACFDWIVFTSVNGVKYFWHELSAMGLDARAFGSLKVAAIGPATAQALAERGIRADFVPEKYIAESVVEGLLALQIGGKKVLIPRAAQAREVLPEELSRAGAQVEVLPVYETKLAEQDPDEVIAAIEEGEIHYLTFTSSSTVDNFFQMIPATRLAPLRTKVKIACIGPITSATLKKHGFEPDIQPEAYTIPALAAALARTASEV